A genomic window from Gossypium hirsutum isolate 1008001.06 chromosome D12, Gossypium_hirsutum_v2.1, whole genome shotgun sequence includes:
- the LOC107942031 gene encoding uncharacterized protein encodes MRSVKEDWIVGGEFNAIINDTEKGGRRKSRATIKDVRDVLEELALVVLKIDRGWFTWVNNCQGNKLVNERLDRVLMSANGNNKFPFLLTNVIRQANSDHDVVAREMEAKDIIKKAWCNEDINIIDKMEKVWEELGPWQHERYRKMVNKIKIPTMRMEKLIDGPYAESNADSLKVVRLKLGYLYDKEESYWAQRYRIRWLKEGDRNTRFFHVRATQR; translated from the exons ATGAGATCGGTGAAGGAAGACTGGATTGTTGGGGGTGAATTTAATGCTATTATTAATGATACCGAAAAAGGTGGTCGTAGGAAGTCTAGGGCAACCATAAAAGATGTTAGAGATGTCTTAGAAGAGTTGGCTCTTGTGGTTTTAAAAATAGATAGAGGGTGGTTCACTTGGGTTAATAATTGTCAAGGTAATAAGTTGGTCAACGAAAGGCTTGATAGAGTTCTTATGTCTGCTAATGGAAATAATAAGTTTCCTTTCCTTTTGACTAATGTTATTAGACAAGCTAACTCGGACCATGATGTGGTG GCTAGAGAAATGGAGGCGAAGGACATCATAAAAAAAGCCTGGTGCAATGAGGATATTAATATCATTGATAAAATGGAGAAAGTTTGGGAGGAGTTAGGTCCTTGGCAACATGAAAGGTACAGGAAAATggttaacaaaattaaaataccgACGATGAGAATGGAAAAGCTCATCGATGGCCCATATGCTGAGTCAAATGCTGATAGTTTGAAAGTTGTTCGCCTCAAGTTGGGGTACCTTTATGACAAGGAAGAAAGCTATTGGGCACAGAGATATCGGATTAGATGGCTTAAAGAAGGCGATAGAAATACTCGATTCTTTCATGTTAGAGCTACccaaagataa